The Kineothrix sp. IPX-CK genomic interval CAAATATTACAAAAGCATCATCATACAACGCGGCGATACGCTGATGTCCATCGCTTCCGAGAATATGGATGGCAATTATTCATCAGCAGAAAGCTATGTGAATGAATTAATAAAGATAAATGGACTGAGAGATGATAAAATTGTTGCAGGAAATTATCTTATCATTCCTTATTATTCTTCGGAATTTATTAATGACTCCCTATAATATTCAGTAATCCTTTTTATATATGATTTCTTATAATATTTATAAGAAATTTAACATTATATAAGTTTTTGCATTAATATAAGTCTTACAAAAGATTTTATAGCCCGCCTATGGTTTCATTCTTAGGCGGGTTTTTTACGCTTCATCCAGAAATGGAATTGAAAAAAACATAGGCTTGTGCTATATTGCTTTTAATGAATTCAGATGTCATTTACCGTTTTCCGCCGAGCTGGCGACAAAAATTCAAACATATAGAAAGAAGGCACCATTATGGCATATTATGATGAACAGTTACAACTTCTCCAACAGCAGACAATGCAGAAAAAGCGAAAGGAATCCAAACTGAAGGAATTATACACGCAGCATGAGGTGCTCAGTACTAGGGCCGATGAGCTTCGAAAGAGTAAGTTAGACGCGCAGGCTGATGTTGAACATTTGGAAGGCCGCAGCTTAACAGCTTTTTTCTATGCTGTGATCGGAAAGAAAGATGAAAAATTGAATAAAGAGCGAGAGGAAGCTTATGCTGCCAGAGTGAAATATGATGTCATTGCGCGTGAGCTTTTTGCAGTGGAGGAAGATATTCGGCACAACGAGACAGAGCTTATTCAGCTGCGTGGATGCGAACAGCAATATGAAAAAATGTTGAAAGATAAGGCGGATGCTATTAAGGCCATCGGGTCCCAAGAAGCTGTCAAGATCTTCCGGACGGAGGAACGCATTACTTATCTGGAGAATCAAATGAACGAAATCAAAGAGGCTTTAATTGCCGGTGAGACTGCACTCAGTATCACAAACCGCATTCTCGCCAGCCTTGGCAGCGCTGAAGGCTGGGGGACATGGGATTTGCTAGGAGGCGGACTGCTTACGGATATGGCAAAGCATGGCCATCTGGATGAAGCTCAGAAACAGGTCGAATACCTGCAGGTACAGTTGCACCGTTTTAAGACAGAGCTGACTGACATAACGATTCACGCGGATATGCAGGTCAGCATTGATAGCTTTTTATGCTTTGCAGACTATTTCTTTGACGGACTATTTGCAGATTGGGCGGTACTAGATAAAATAAAACAATCTCAAACACAGGTACAGAATATTAAAAGTCAAATCGAAAGCGTATTGAATCGATTAACATCCATGTTCAATTCTGTTGCTAAAGAGCTTGAAGGTGAAAAAGCAGGACTGAATGATTTAATTATAAGAACGAATATGAAGAAGTGAAAAGAATCATGTCCTTATATTGGGCATGATTCTTTTTTATAGGTTGAATTGTGGTCACATACAGAACACTTATCACTCATACAAAAAATAGTATAGAAATCACAAAAACATCTTGCATGTGACGTAACGTAATGAATTATAATATAAACAGGAGGTTCTAGACATGGAAAAATATAAAGCGATACCGGAAGGATACATGACGGTCGGTGAGGTCGGAAGAAAAATGGGAGTTACTGTCCGCACCTTACAATACTATGACAAAGAAGGGCTGCTTTCACCATCTTCAGAGAGCGCAGGAGGCCGCAGGCTTTATACGGATAAGGATGTAATTAAACTCTATCAGATTCTGTCGCTGAAACATCTGGGATTTTCATTGGATGATATAAAAAATCGTCTGATTACTCTTGATACTCCCGCTGATGTTGCGGATGCACTTACAGAACAAGCCGCCGGCATCCGTCAGAAAATGGAAGCACTGTCGGCTTCCCTCAAAGAAATCGAAACGCTGCAAGCGGAAGTACTGCAGATGCAATTTGTGGACTTTAAGAAATATGCTGATATTATCGTTAATCTGCAAATGAAAAATGAGTCCTACTGGCTTATCAAGCATTTCGATGATAAGACCCTTGACCATTTCCGCAACCGCTTCGATATGGATAGCGGCGCCGCGATGATGGAGGCCTTCACTCGCCTGCAAAGCGAAGCAATACGACTTCAAAAAGACAGCATACCACCCGAAAGCGAGAAAGGCCAGGATCTCGCCAAAGAATTTTGGGAAATGCTTATAGACTTTACGGGCGGTGATATGAATATGTTGTCAAAACTTATGGAAACAGAAAGCATTAATGGTCCTGACAACGAATGGAATCAAAAACAAGCAATTGCCAGCTCATTTATCGAGCCGGCTTTAGGAGCCTATTTCACTGCATTAGGCTATAATCCGTTTGAGGAGAGTGTAAAATAATGAATTATGCATTACAAATTGACAGGCTAAAGAAAAATTATGGTGATCATACGGTACTAAAAGGCTTAAATTTCAATGTAGAGAAAGGTGAAATTTTTGCATTGCTTGGAGTGAACGGCGCAGGCAAGACCACGGCCCTCGAATGTATTGAAGGCTTACGAAAATATGATGGCGGCAGTATCGTGGTGAATGGACGGAGGGGGATTCAACTGCAATCGGCGTCTCTCCCTGATTATATTAGGCCGATGGAAGCTGTAAGGTTATTTGCAAAGTGGAATAAGACAAAAATAGATCACTCTATGCTCAGCACCCTTGGGATTAACGAACTTGCGAAAACTCTGTACACAGATTTGTCAACGGGGCAAAAGCGGCGGTTGCACCTTGCCCTTGCCTTAATAGGCAATCCGGATATTGTGTTCCTTGATGAACCTACTGCCGGACTCGATGTGGAAGGCAGAATATCGCTCCATGACCAAATCCGGAAATTGAAAAGTCAGGGAAAGACGATTATTTTAGCAAGTCACGATATGGCGGAGGTAGAAAGCCTATGTGACCGCATCGCCATTCTGAATGACGGCAATATTGTTTTTTGGGGTACGGTTGCAGAATTGACCTCAAAAGTAGGCAAACGTTATATTCTTCATATTAAGACCGAGCAGGGAGAAGAGAACTTTGAATCCGATAACATCGGGGATACCATGCTGACTTTGCTTGAAGATTTCAAGCAGCGGGGAATTGCCGTGACAGATATTAAAATAGACAGAGGAACGCTTGAACAGCATTTTATCAACATAGCAAGGGGGAAGAGCGAATGAGTGCGTTTTTGTACGGAGTAACATTGCAATGGAAATTGGATATACGGAGTAAATCGTTGTTGATTACTTGTTATGTGGTTCCGCTTTTATTCTTCGCTGTTATGGGAGGGATATTCACATCCATAAACCCCGAGGCTAAGAATACGCTTATACAATCTATGACTGTGCTGGGCGTATCAACCGGCGCGCTGATAGGCCTGCCGCCTTCCCTTGTAGAGATTTATGGAAGCGATATTAAGAAAGTATACAAGGCCAATGGGGTACCGTTGTATCTTGGCCTGATTTCGATGTTCTTATCAGCGTTTATCCATCTGTTAATCATGTGTGCTATCATATATATCGTGGCTCCCATTGCTTTTGACGCAGCACCACCGGCAAGCTTTCCGTTGTATTTTGGCTCACTGGCAGTTTTTATTGCGGCATCGTTAAGTATTGGATGTGTCTTAGGATTATCGGTAAAAAATCAATCAAAACTCACAATGATCTCACAAGTAATATTTCTGCCATCCATTATGTTGTCGGGGATTATGTTCCCTGTTGCTTTACTGCCTGGATTTTTTAAGATCGCGGGAAAAATATTTCCTGCGACTTGGGGATATGATATGATGGCGGACGATATTTTTCATTTTGGCAGCCTGTGGCCTTTGATAACTATCCTTTTAACCGCAGCTATACTATGCGTTCTTTTGTTGAAAAGGCTGCAAAAAACGTGAGAGTACAAAAAAGCATAGGTTCACGGACTAATCATAGTCCAGAACCTACGCTTTTTTATTTCACTTAAAATCAATTAATCACTTAATTGAACAATAGTTAAAGAGCGATTCAAATAGCCTAAAACAGGAAAATCTGTACTTATACTCACTCCTATTTCATCTCCTGCTGTCAGCGCGGCCTGGACGACAAATGTTGAACCGCTTCTATTAAATATCTTGAAAAAAGTAGTAGTATCTCCAAAAATCGGTGTACCATTGGCAGTAATAATAGCCTCCAGATATGGTTGATCTGTATCCGGATCAACAGTGGCTTCTGCATATAGATATCGTTATTTGATATATTCCTGACCATATGATAAAATTAAATTAAAAATGTTTAAATATTATTTATATGATAATAAGCTGAGAAAGGATAAACCTATGCAAAAATATATTGCATTATTGCGCGGTATAAATGTTGGCGGCAAAAACAAAATATCAATGCCGGAGCTGAAAATGATGTTTGAAGATAACGGATATAAGGATGTTGTTACCTATATCAATAGTGGAAATGTTATTTTTTCCAGTTATAATAATGATGAAGGTGAAATTAGAAAAAATTGTGAAGCGGCGATAGCGGATAAATTTAATTTAAATATAATTGTTACGATCATATCTGCGGAAGATATATCTGCCGCTCTGCGCCATGCACCAACTTGGTGGGATAATGATACACAATCAAAGCACAACGCAATTTTTGTGATACCACCTGCTACCGCGGCAGAAATAATAGAGCAGGTCGGCATCGCTAAACCGGAGTATGAGCAAGTTGGTTATTACGGACAAGTAATTTTCTGGTCTGCGCCAATTGATACATTCTCCAGAACGAGATGGTCAAAAATTGTAGGCAAGCCTGCATATAATAGTATTACGATAAGAAATGCGAATACTGCTAAAAAATTATTACAGCTTTTGGAGAAGCAGTAAGAAGGAGATAAAATGAGCGGATTTCTACTTTTAATTCCACTTGTGCTGATAAGATACGGGCTCTTATGGTCGTCAAATAAAGAATCGTTAAAACGTGCCGCCTTTTTTCCGCCTCTGATCGGAAAAGAGAAGACTGCTTTCTGGTTTTATCAAATTTCAACCATATTTTTATTCCTATATTTGTGTTTCCTCAGGATAAATATCGATTCAATATGGTTTTATTCCGGTTCAGTCGTATATAGTTTCGGAATCTTATTGTGCATCGTGTCCATATTAAATTTTGCAAAGCCTGCAAAGAATGGAATAAATCTAAAAGGGCTTTATCGTGTTTCCCGCAATCCCATATATGTGTCATATTTTATTTATTTCTTAGGTTGTGTTTTACTTACGCAATCGCTCATCCTGTTTGCGTTAGTAATCATTTTTCAGATATCGGCGCATTGGATTATTCTTTCCGAAGAAAGATGGTGCGTTAAAGAATTTGGAGAAGAGTACATAAATTATATGGAAAAAGTGA includes:
- a CDS encoding ABC transporter ATP-binding protein, with the protein product MNYALQIDRLKKNYGDHTVLKGLNFNVEKGEIFALLGVNGAGKTTALECIEGLRKYDGGSIVVNGRRGIQLQSASLPDYIRPMEAVRLFAKWNKTKIDHSMLSTLGINELAKTLYTDLSTGQKRRLHLALALIGNPDIVFLDEPTAGLDVEGRISLHDQIRKLKSQGKTIILASHDMAEVESLCDRIAILNDGNIVFWGTVAELTSKVGKRYILHIKTEQGEENFESDNIGDTMLTLLEDFKQRGIAVTDIKIDRGTLEQHFINIARGKSE
- a CDS encoding MerR family transcriptional regulator, which encodes MEKYKAIPEGYMTVGEVGRKMGVTVRTLQYYDKEGLLSPSSESAGGRRLYTDKDVIKLYQILSLKHLGFSLDDIKNRLITLDTPADVADALTEQAAGIRQKMEALSASLKEIETLQAEVLQMQFVDFKKYADIIVNLQMKNESYWLIKHFDDKTLDHFRNRFDMDSGAAMMEAFTRLQSEAIRLQKDSIPPESEKGQDLAKEFWEMLIDFTGGDMNMLSKLMETESINGPDNEWNQKQAIASSFIEPALGAYFTALGYNPFEESVK
- a CDS encoding ABC transporter permease gives rise to the protein MSAFLYGVTLQWKLDIRSKSLLITCYVVPLLFFAVMGGIFTSINPEAKNTLIQSMTVLGVSTGALIGLPPSLVEIYGSDIKKVYKANGVPLYLGLISMFLSAFIHLLIMCAIIYIVAPIAFDAAPPASFPLYFGSLAVFIAASLSIGCVLGLSVKNQSKLTMISQVIFLPSIMLSGIMFPVALLPGFFKIAGKIFPATWGYDMMADDIFHFGSLWPLITILLTAAILCVLLLKRLQKT
- a CDS encoding DUF1697 domain-containing protein; this translates as MQKYIALLRGINVGGKNKISMPELKMMFEDNGYKDVVTYINSGNVIFSSYNNDEGEIRKNCEAAIADKFNLNIIVTIISAEDISAALRHAPTWWDNDTQSKHNAIFVIPPATAAEIIEQVGIAKPEYEQVGYYGQVIFWSAPIDTFSRTRWSKIVGKPAYNSITIRNANTAKKLLQLLEKQ
- a CDS encoding LysM peptidoglycan-binding domain-containing protein; translation: MSKSERRILNNKLRRKRQRRKNIFLFAMTFFLVATLSFGVNAFLSNAKSSSDDIEYKYYKSIIIQRGDTLMSIASENMDGNYSSAESYVNELIKINGLRDDKIVAGNYLIIPYYSSEFINDSL
- a CDS encoding methyltransferase family protein, which gives rise to MSGFLLLIPLVLIRYGLLWSSNKESLKRAAFFPPLIGKEKTAFWFYQISTIFLFLYLCFLRINIDSIWFYSGSVVYSFGILLCIVSILNFAKPAKNGINLKGLYRVSRNPIYVSYFIYFLGCVLLTQSLILFALVIIFQISAHWIILSEERWCVKEFGEEYINYMEKVRRYI